From the genome of Bacillus thuringiensis:
GGTACACAGGTGTTCCTTTTTGGGTACACTCTATATCTTATAAACCCTTGTTATTACTGACTTTCTTTACTTTCCTCTTCTCACTCTTATATATAGGGCTAAAAGTTCCGAAAGGAACGGGTAGTATTTTTGAGAATTTCATTCAAAAATCTCCACCCTCAGAATTAAAAAGTCGGTTCGTTAATCCTCACCTAAAGGCCATTGCCTTTCTTTTTAATTCTGTCCTTGCGTAACTTTTTTCGGCTCGTGTGCTTTTCTCGCCAAGCCGACAGACAAAAAGCAAAGCAATAGTTCTCGACTTGGACTAGCAAGTATACGAGCCGAACCGCTTAGATCAATCGTTCAAAAATAGTTCTTATACAATATATTGATACGCAATACGTGGGGTTTCGGCCCCACACGACAAGCCAGCACTCTAGCCAAAAAGCAAATTTCAAATCAAAAGATTAGAACAAAAGTTAAGTAAAAAATCTGTCCATATGGACAGATTTTTTACTTAACTTTTGTTCTGGATAGTGAGATTTTCATAGAATTTTTGTATTTATGAAGATAAATTTTGAATAAGGTAAATATTTCTTATATTTACATATATGTTTTTTAAAAGAAAAAATATGTAAATATTACTTTTTTTATTGCAAATATATTAAAAATGAAATAATCTATTAATCGAATATAAAAAAAGGAGAGTTAAAATGAAGAAAAAAATCATGGGTCTAATGTTATTCTTTGCTATTTTATTACCAGCATCAGTATCTTTAGCTGGAAGCTATTCGAATTGGTATGAAATAACTGGAGGTATACGAACTCCATTTATGTCTATGGGATCAAATAAAACTGTTACAGTTGCTACCACTACTACTAGAAATGATAATGCAGAATCAGGTACAAGAGTTTATTTATACTTAGAAAAAGGTTCTAAAGTTTATGCTGAATCTTGGAATTATGCAACAGGATATGACGTTTCTAAAACAATGAAAACAAAAGAAGCTGGACAATATAGAGTTTATTTTAGAAATTATACTGGTAATCTTATGAAAGCTAATTTTACTATTAATTTCTAATATTATATGGTTAGTTATGAAAGATTAGGTGATATTAATGCCAATAGGAAGAATATTTGACTTACATTTACCGGTATTAAGTATTCTTGTGATTTTAGGATTTGTATTTCTTTTTATTATTGATCGTATTAAAAAAAAGAAATTTCCTATAATAATTCAACTGATAAGATATTCAATTGTAATTTATGTATTATTTGTAATGAAGTTAGTATTTTTCCCGATTATGTACTTATATAAAAGTTCTGGTCCTGAAATAACACAATCAATGTTTTATCAGTTAATTCCATTTCATGAAATTTATAAAACATTTTTTGTAACCGGTAATTATATTCAAGTATTTGGTAATTTATTATTGCTATTTCCTTTAGGTGTGTATATGGGATTATTAAGTAAAAGGGCAGTAAGTGTTAGGTATGTTTTTAAAATTTCTTTATTTACTACTTTAACTATAGAAATTGTTCAACTTATTATTGATTATATTACTTTTATGCCTAATAAAGTTTTTGATGTAGATGATATTATATTGAATGTAACAGGTTGTTTATTAGGATGGTTATTTTTAAAATTTATGTCATCAGAGTTAGAAAAATTACAAATTCCAACTGCATTTCATAATGGAAAATAAAACAAAAAGACTAGTGATTTACTAGTCTTTTTGTTTTATTTTTGTTAATTTTTTTATTTTAAATTTTGATATCATTAAGTTGATACATAAAAAGAAAATATTTAAGATTAAAAGAAACAAAGACAACCACTCATGAATAAAAATTCATGAGTGGTTGACATAACGCTTTATTATCGGTAGCAAATAGTTTCATAGAATCCTTGTTTTATAGGGTTCTTTTTTATTTTCTAGTAAAATTGATATGCATGATTTTATACATGGTTGATTTAGCGGGGATCCTTTGGATCCCCGCTCTTCTTTTTTTGCATAAAATCTTGTATATAGAAAAAAAGATTTTGATGTTGGTATTGAGAAGTAATGATTTTTTAATTTTAAAATTGATATGTTTTTTAAACGTGGATTGCAATGAGAACTACATACATTAGCGGTGTAAAGATTGTGGAAGTTAAAGATTAAAATAATTGATACGTGAATTATTAGGGAAAAGGGTATATCATTGCTATAGCGAATATATTTTTGAGGTGAAACGCTATGAAGACGTTATATAGTCCTGGCGACGTGGCAGAGCAATTAGGTATCCAATCTAGCACATTACGTAAGTATGCTGATGTACTTGAAAAAGAAGGCTATACCTTCATCAAAAACGAACGTGGACATAGGAAGTATAGAGAAAGTGATGTAATGGTGCTTCGTAAGGTTATAAACCTAAAGAACGACACAGACATGACATTAGAAAATGCTACAAAGCAAATAGTATCATGGAATCAAGGCGTTGAGGTATTGCCACTAGAGCGACATGAAGTTGAGCGCTATGAAGAACCGGATTTTAACGCTACACCGCTACAGGCGATGATTCAAGAACAAAAAGAAGTCATCGAAAAACAAAATTATTTGTTACAGGAATTAAACAAACGTTTAGCCGAGCAAGATCAGCGATTCGCACAAAGAGAATCGGAGTTATTGAGCGCTATACAATCGATACAGGATTCCCAAAAGCTTATAGCGACGAATTCTAGCGAAGATATAACGAAGAATCAGGGTCGTGATGAAATGCTCATGCAAACAATTAGAGAAGTCCAGGAAGTTAAAAAGATGATTGCAGCAGGTAAAGATAAGAAATGGTATGAGTTTTGGAAATGAATTTTTGAAATTTGATTTCGAACTCTTCAGGATTTGGAGTTTAGTTGTTATATGTATTTATCTTGAATAATTAACCAAATTGTAGGAAAATAAATTATAAAAAGTTGCCTTTTTAAAGGCAACTTTTTATAATTAGAAATGTTTAAGGAAACATTTCTATGAAATAATCAAACTATTATTATATGATGAAAGAGGTGAATTGTAAATGGTTAATTTGTCTAAAAATAGATATGCGGCTTGTATAGCATTAGATATTATTGGTTCTGAAAGTAGTTTAAATCAAAGATATAATCTTAATACATTGAAATATTTATCTGAAAAGTTGAACCAAAAATTTGAAGCTAATTTAGTTGTTCCATTTCAAATAAGATTAGGTGATGAATTAATTGGAGTTTTAGATTCATTTTCAAATGGTTATAAAGTATTTCATGAATTGTGGTTACTTATTGATGAATTAGAAATTAAAATTAGAATAGGTTTAGGTTTTGGGAAATTTGATACTTTGGAAACTACTGATGTTAATGAGATAAATGGAAGTTGTGTAATTAGTGCTTTTAGAGCTAGGGACAAATTTTTGAAGGAGATGAAAATACCATATTCTCATACAGAGTTAATACAATTTTATGCTTATTCAAATCAAATTGATATTCCTTTTAGATCTGTAAATGCTTTGGTGTATTCCATGTATGAAGAATTAATTAAAACTGAACAACAAAAAAAGTTAATTGTTGCTAAATTGAAATATCCAGATGCTACTTATGAAAAAATAGCAGAGAAAATAGGGTATTCGAATCGTAATATTAAATCAGGTATCAGTAAAGCACTTACTAGAGGTAA
Proteins encoded in this window:
- a CDS encoding VanZ family protein, yielding MPIGRIFDLHLPVLSILVILGFVFLFIIDRIKKKKFPIIIQLIRYSIVIYVLFVMKLVFFPIMYLYKSSGPEITQSMFYQLIPFHEIYKTFFVTGNYIQVFGNLLLLFPLGVYMGLLSKRAVSVRYVFKISLFTTLTIEIVQLIIDYITFMPNKVFDVDDIILNVTGCLLGWLFLKFMSSELEKLQIPTAFHNGK
- a CDS encoding SatD family protein; translated protein: MVNLSKNRYAACIALDIIGSESSLNQRYNLNTLKYLSEKLNQKFEANLVVPFQIRLGDELIGVLDSFSNGYKVFHELWLLIDELEIKIRIGLGFGKFDTLETTDVNEINGSCVISAFRARDKFLKEMKIPYSHTELIQFYAYSNQIDIPFRSVNALVYSMYEELIKTEQQKKLIVAKLKYPDATYEKIAEKIGYSNRNIKSGISKALTRGNYDLFVQMKNDLIDLLNTIQHLLDKD
- a CDS encoding DUF3967 domain-containing protein: MKTLYSPGDVAEQLGIQSSTLRKYADVLEKEGYTFIKNERGHRKYRESDVMVLRKVINLKNDTDMTLENATKQIVSWNQGVEVLPLERHEVERYEEPDFNATPLQAMIQEQKEVIEKQNYLLQELNKRLAEQDQRFAQRESELLSAIQSIQDSQKLIATNSSEDITKNQGRDEMLMQTIREVQEVKKMIAAGKDKKWYEFWK